In Vagococcus luciliae, one genomic interval encodes:
- a CDS encoding helix-turn-helix domain-containing protein, whose protein sequence is MDTIGEQLKHARLEKGLTMEDLQKITKIQRRYLSAIEVNDFDAMPSDYYTKTFIRQYAEAVGLNARPLIRRFEGKPDETQEELPQTKPIRGSRKEKHRKKKKRQPTFKDYLPVTLLSLVVIAIIGTIIYAMRLDIASGPLVPKPEKAVVIGSDSKENKEESTSQSNPTDSTEKTKDSSKKKKNDSKFNITSDSIDLVTYSGSNVSKPIKLDFTALEGPVWIGLQQSGTSAIYYQYTLQAGEEISSIVPEDATGIDIIVGASNNLSIKVNDQELAFNKSNPTTGKKIITINFDSTTKENE, encoded by the coding sequence GTGGATACAATCGGTGAACAATTAAAACACGCCCGTTTAGAAAAAGGGCTAACAATGGAAGATTTACAAAAAATCACCAAAATTCAGCGTCGCTACTTATCTGCTATTGAAGTAAATGACTTTGACGCAATGCCTAGTGATTACTATACGAAAACATTTATTAGACAGTATGCTGAAGCTGTTGGTCTAAATGCCCGTCCCCTAATTCGCCGATTTGAAGGAAAGCCCGATGAAACACAAGAGGAACTACCTCAAACTAAGCCAATCAGGGGTTCTCGTAAAGAAAAACATCGTAAAAAAAAGAAAAGACAACCAACCTTTAAAGATTACTTACCAGTAACTCTTCTTTCTCTAGTTGTTATTGCTATTATTGGAACCATTATCTATGCCATGCGTTTAGATATTGCTAGTGGACCTTTAGTACCAAAACCTGAAAAGGCAGTAGTCATTGGAAGTGATTCAAAAGAGAATAAGGAAGAAAGTACCTCCCAGTCTAATCCTACTGACAGTACTGAAAAAACAAAAGATTCTTCTAAAAAGAAAAAAAATGATAGTAAATTTAATATTACCTCTGATTCCATTGATTTAGTGACTTACTCTGGTAGTAATGTTTCAAAACCTATTAAACTTGATTTCACTGCCTTAGAAGGGCCTGTTTGGATTGGTCTACAACAAAGTGGAACAAGTGCTATTTATTATCAATACACATTACAAGCAGGTGAAGAGATTAGCTCTATTGTGCCAGAAGATGCAACAGGAATTGATATTATTGTTGGAGCATCTAATAATCTATCTATTAAAGTTAACGATCAAGAATTAGCTTTCAATAAATCTAATCCAACAACTGGGAAAAAAATTATCACGATTAATTTTGATAGTACTACTAAAGAAAATGAATAA
- the pgsA gene encoding CDP-diacylglycerol--glycerol-3-phosphate 3-phosphatidyltransferase, whose product MNLPNKLTVIRICMIPLFIIVALIPNWGMIDVLGSPLLISQLVAAIIFAVASITDWLDGKIARKHNLVTNFGKFADPLADKMLVMTAFIILVGQGLAPSWVVAIIVCRELAVTGLRLLLVEDGEVMAAAWPGKIKTATQMVAIILLLLGNVPFSAINLPLDQIFLYICLAATIYSGIDYFVKNKHVFKDSM is encoded by the coding sequence ATGAATTTACCAAATAAGTTGACAGTGATTAGAATATGTATGATTCCCTTATTTATCATTGTCGCTTTAATCCCTAACTGGGGAATGATTGATGTATTAGGTAGTCCACTGTTGATTTCTCAATTAGTTGCTGCTATTATTTTTGCCGTAGCAAGTATTACAGATTGGTTAGATGGTAAAATTGCCAGAAAACATAATCTTGTAACCAATTTTGGGAAATTTGCTGATCCACTAGCGGATAAAATGTTAGTTATGACAGCTTTTATCATATTGGTTGGACAAGGTCTTGCTCCATCTTGGGTTGTCGCTATTATTGTCTGTCGTGAATTAGCTGTTACAGGTTTACGCTTATTATTAGTGGAGGATGGCGAGGTTATGGCTGCCGCATGGCCAGGCAAAATAAAAACTGCTACTCAAATGGTTGCTATTATTTTATTACTATTGGGTAATGTTCCATTTAGTGCAATTAATTTGCCACTTGATCAGATTTTCTTATATATCTGCCTAGCTGCTACTATTTACTCTGGTATTGATTATTTCGTAAAAAATAAACACGTTTTTAAAGATTCTATGTAA
- a CDS encoding DUF308 domain-containing protein — MSSLFRSIQRHAFSRGILYLLIGILIFLKPKQLFDAGVYLIVGYNVLLGVINLVGYLKNKQNGQVSMSIFYFIVALIIWLFAQPIVSILPIFLGILIIIGGATRISRALNLRQYVNISYLPMLIYGIALLIAGIFILFNPFGSLIVLFQFFGIVLTLSGISELVTAIKLRNYKNPDVF, encoded by the coding sequence ATGTCTTCTCTATTTCGTTCAATCCAACGTCATGCATTCTCTCGTGGGATTCTTTATTTACTGATAGGTATCTTAATCTTTTTAAAACCAAAACAACTATTTGATGCAGGTGTCTATCTAATCGTTGGTTATAATGTGTTACTTGGGGTAATTAATTTAGTTGGCTATTTGAAGAACAAACAAAACGGTCAAGTTTCTATGAGTATATTTTATTTTATAGTCGCGCTTATTATCTGGCTATTCGCCCAACCAATAGTTAGTATCCTTCCTATCTTTTTAGGTATTTTAATTATTATTGGTGGTGCTACACGTATTTCTCGTGCATTAAACTTAAGACAGTATGTTAACATCAGTTATCTTCCTATGTTAATCTATGGTATTGCTCTTCTTATAGCAGGTATATTTATTTTATTTAATCCATTTGGTAGTTTAATTGTATTATTCCAATTTTTTGGTATTGTATTAACATTATCAGGTATCTCAGAATTAGTTACTGCAATTAAATTACGGAATTATAAAAACCCTGATGTCTTTTAA
- a CDS encoding AI-2E family transporter, with translation MVDLWRRMKANDSVRRTLVLLIICSGLYLIRNILSLILLTFILTYLIIRGVDGIHHVTKLPKKLVAIVMYLLIIIFLYFSITVYVPKLFNQTIQMIEDVFTFYQKADTNNKLYEWIAKNVGFNEIKQQLTTGAKVVFTTITSIGSMGLTFVMSLILSFFFIIEKDWVTAFGQAFFKSKIGLFSQDVAYLGKKFVNTFGVVIEAQFIIAIVNTILTIIGLIFMKFPQDQLLSLALMIFILSLIPVAGVIISCIPLSLIAYTVGGVQDVIYILIMIMIIHAIESYLLNPKLMSSKTDLPIFYVFVILMFSEKFFGVWGLVIGIPAFVFLLDLLDVKVDHKKPPVLPQINSPK, from the coding sequence ATGGTCGACTTATGGCGACGTATGAAAGCGAATGACAGCGTTCGACGAACGCTGGTTTTGCTAATTATTTGTTCGGGATTATATTTGATACGTAATATCCTTAGTTTAATTTTATTAACCTTTATATTAACGTATTTAATCATTCGGGGAGTAGATGGTATTCATCATGTAACAAAACTTCCTAAAAAATTAGTTGCTATTGTGATGTATTTGTTAATTATCATTTTTTTATACTTTTCAATAACAGTTTATGTACCAAAATTATTTAATCAAACGATTCAGATGATTGAAGATGTTTTTACATTTTATCAAAAAGCAGATACCAATAATAAATTATATGAGTGGATAGCTAAAAATGTAGGATTTAACGAGATAAAACAACAATTAACAACCGGAGCAAAAGTAGTCTTTACAACGATTACTAGTATTGGATCAATGGGCTTAACGTTTGTCATGTCTTTAATTTTAAGTTTTTTCTTTATTATTGAAAAAGACTGGGTAACAGCATTTGGTCAAGCTTTTTTCAAAAGTAAGATAGGATTATTTAGTCAAGATGTTGCTTATTTAGGGAAAAAATTTGTTAATACATTTGGGGTAGTGATAGAGGCACAGTTTATTATCGCGATAGTAAATACTATCTTGACTATTATCGGATTAATTTTTATGAAATTCCCACAAGATCAATTATTAAGCTTAGCATTAATGATATTCATATTAAGTTTGATACCGGTAGCTGGGGTCATTATTTCTTGTATTCCGTTATCGTTAATTGCCTATACAGTGGGTGGTGTTCAAGATGTTATCTACATTTTGATTATGATTATGATTATTCACGCGATTGAATCTTACTTGTTAAATCCTAAATTAATGAGTAGTAAAACAGATTTACCTATTTTTTATGTGTTTGTAATTTTAATGTTTTCAGAGAAATTTTTTGGTGTATGGGGATTAGTTATAGGAATACCAGCTTTTGTTTTTTTACTTGATTTATTAGATGTTAAAGTAGATCATAAAAAACCACCAGTTCTTCCACAAATAAATTCACCTAAATAA
- a CDS encoding MerR family transcriptional regulator: MYSITELAKLSGVTTRTLRYYDSIDLLKPASIGENGYRFYDDKELDLLQQILFYKQFNFPLNDIKLLISTDTSQVVDSLSKHFDKLVTQKEQLETLIHSLEQTIHYYKGDITMTNEEKFTAFKQQLLQDNKEIYGEELQQNYDEETIEQYNDNWINFSREDYAKLKKVEETLFIQLNDLEKQSITDVTHPLAKDTFLSHKEWLSLASPIYSHDYHRQMLDMYLADDRFTKYYTKHISKNSLIFLKEIVYYYTLIK; the protein is encoded by the coding sequence GTGTATTCGATAACTGAATTAGCTAAATTATCTGGTGTCACAACAAGAACATTACGCTACTATGATAGTATCGATTTATTAAAACCTGCTAGTATAGGTGAGAATGGATACCGTTTTTACGATGATAAAGAACTTGATTTACTTCAACAAATTTTATTTTATAAACAATTTAATTTTCCGCTAAATGATATTAAGTTACTTATATCAACGGATACCTCACAAGTAGTTGATTCCTTATCTAAGCATTTTGATAAACTTGTCACACAAAAAGAGCAACTAGAAACTTTAATTCACTCTTTAGAACAAACCATTCATTACTATAAAGGGGATATTACTATGACAAATGAAGAAAAATTTACTGCATTTAAACAACAACTACTACAAGACAACAAGGAAATATATGGTGAGGAATTACAGCAAAACTATGATGAAGAAACCATTGAACAATATAATGATAACTGGATTAATTTTTCTAGGGAAGATTATGCTAAACTAAAAAAAGTAGAAGAAACGCTTTTTATTCAATTAAATGACTTAGAAAAACAATCGATTACTGATGTTACTCACCCATTAGCAAAGGATACTTTTTTATCACATAAAGAATGGTTATCACTTGCTAGCCCTATTTACTCTCATGACTATCATAGACAAATGCTTGATATGTATCTAGCAGATGACCGTTTCACTAAGTATTATACTAAACATATTTCAAAAAATAGCTTAATATTCTTAAAAGAAATTGTCTATTACTACACATTAATTAAATGA
- the lepB gene encoding signal peptidase I translates to MTKSTWIKDLIWYVFLIIALVLLRVYVFTPVTVSGESMMPTLVDGERNIALKMGDTKRFDIVSLIAPDDPSKNYVKRVIGLPGDTIEYKNDVLYINGKKVDEPYLDEKKAELKQTNPDENLTYDFTLKSLTGKDTVPENTYFVMGDNRQNSKDSRFPEVGFIPKENIIGKSKIAFWPPSKWGMVK, encoded by the coding sequence ATGACTAAATCAACATGGATTAAGGATTTAATCTGGTATGTTTTCTTAATTATCGCACTTGTATTATTACGTGTCTATGTCTTCACACCAGTTACTGTTAGTGGTGAATCTATGATGCCAACGTTAGTCGATGGGGAAAGAAACATCGCCTTAAAAATGGGTGACACCAAACGTTTTGATATTGTCTCTTTAATAGCACCAGATGATCCTTCAAAAAATTATGTCAAACGAGTGATTGGATTACCAGGTGATACTATTGAGTACAAAAATGATGTATTATATATCAATGGAAAAAAAGTAGATGAACCTTATCTAGATGAGAAAAAAGCTGAATTAAAGCAAACAAACCCTGATGAAAATTTAACCTATGATTTTACATTAAAATCATTAACTGGGAAAGATACTGTTCCAGAAAATACTTACTTTGTTATGGGAGATAACCGACAAAATTCAAAAGATAGTCGTTTTCCTGAGGTTGGATTCATTCCAAAAGAAAATATTATCGGCAAGTCAAAAATTGCCTTTTGGCCACCTAGTAAATGGGGTATGGTTAAATAA
- a CDS encoding sensor histidine kinase: MIELFILMMERVGLIILLAFLLVNVPYFKKILLSRDKYQSKLQLAIIFSLFAIISNFTGIEIKDNQIVPSSILTNLHDNVSIANTRTLAIGVSGIVGGPFVGGMVGLIAGTHRFIQGSHYSLFYIPSSLLVGFLSGKLGKKLTKKGQFPTATQAAFIGAFMEVVQMLFIMLFSGGNLQQGINLVSFIAFPMIILNSTGTFIFLSILTTTLQQEEQAKAVQTHDVLELAAATLPYFREGLNEHSAQEVATIIQHYTKVSAISLTDTHRILAHYGAGSDHHIPELEVITELSKDVLKHGKLSIVHHKEHIGCSNPNCPLEAAIVIPLFVHKKIVGTLKMYFTDASQLTHVEEQLAKGLGTIFSTQIELGEAEVQSKLLKEAEIKSLQAQVNPHFFFNAINTISALMRKDSDKARTLLLQLSTYFRGNLQGARHTLIPLKQELAQVDAYLSLEQARFPNRYTVTFDVDDTLIHYVVPPYAVQILVENTIKHAFGSRKENNHAHVSIYKKQEKLIISVKDNGLGIPDERLTHLGKESVVSEKGTGTALENLSKRMTNLFGEQAEFNVQNNLDSGVIFTLTIPLIEANNSTTLN, encoded by the coding sequence ATGATAGAGCTATTTATCCTAATGATGGAGCGTGTGGGTTTAATTATTCTACTTGCTTTTTTATTAGTAAATGTCCCCTACTTTAAAAAAATACTATTAAGTCGGGATAAGTATCAATCAAAGTTACAGCTTGCAATCATTTTTAGTTTATTTGCCATTATTTCAAATTTTACCGGAATCGAAATCAAAGACAATCAAATTGTTCCCAGTAGTATTTTAACTAATCTACACGATAATGTTTCCATAGCCAATACAAGAACATTAGCTATTGGCGTTTCTGGTATTGTCGGAGGACCTTTTGTTGGTGGAATGGTTGGTCTAATTGCTGGAACACATCGTTTTATTCAGGGTAGTCACTATAGTTTGTTTTATATTCCCTCTTCCCTCTTAGTTGGTTTTTTGTCAGGTAAGCTTGGAAAAAAGCTAACCAAAAAAGGGCAGTTTCCTACTGCGACTCAAGCTGCTTTTATTGGAGCTTTTATGGAAGTCGTTCAAATGTTATTTATTATGCTATTTAGTGGTGGAAATTTACAACAAGGGATAAATTTAGTCAGCTTTATTGCCTTTCCTATGATTATATTAAATAGTACGGGAACTTTTATATTCTTATCTATTTTAACCACTACCTTACAACAAGAAGAACAAGCCAAAGCTGTCCAAACACATGATGTATTAGAGTTAGCAGCTGCGACACTTCCTTACTTTAGAGAAGGTTTAAATGAACATTCAGCACAAGAAGTTGCAACTATTATTCAGCATTATACTAAGGTAAGTGCGATTAGCTTAACCGATACTCACCGAATACTTGCTCATTATGGTGCGGGCAGTGATCATCACATTCCTGAGCTAGAAGTGATTACCGAATTATCAAAAGATGTATTAAAACATGGTAAACTCTCCATTGTCCATCATAAAGAACATATTGGGTGTTCAAATCCAAATTGCCCTCTTGAAGCGGCGATTGTGATTCCTTTATTCGTTCATAAGAAAATTGTGGGAACATTAAAAATGTATTTTACTGATGCTAGTCAACTTACTCATGTTGAAGAACAACTTGCTAAAGGTTTGGGTACTATTTTTTCCACACAAATCGAGTTAGGTGAAGCAGAAGTGCAATCTAAATTATTAAAAGAAGCAGAAATTAAATCATTACAAGCACAAGTAAATCCACATTTCTTCTTTAATGCAATTAATACTATCTCTGCTTTAATGAGAAAAGATAGTGATAAGGCCAGAACACTCTTACTTCAGTTAAGCACTTATTTTAGAGGAAATTTACAAGGCGCAAGACACACACTCATCCCTTTGAAACAGGAATTAGCACAAGTAGATGCATACCTATCACTAGAGCAAGCACGTTTTCCAAATCGCTACACGGTTACTTTTGACGTTGATGATACCTTGATACACTACGTGGTTCCTCCATATGCCGTCCAAATTTTAGTGGAGAACACCATTAAACATGCCTTTGGGTCAAGAAAAGAAAATAATCACGCTCACGTTTCAATCTACAAAAAACAAGAAAAATTGATTATAAGTGTGAAAGATAACGGATTAGGTATCCCTGATGAGAGATTAACCCATCTAGGAAAAGAATCCGTTGTTTCAGAAAAAGGAACTGGTACAGCACTAGAAAATCTTTCAAAACGGATGACTAATTTGTTTGGTGAACAGGCTGAGTTTAATGTACAGAATAATTTAGATAGTGGTGTAATATTTACTTTAACCATACCACTAATAGAAGCAAACAATTCAACCACTTTAAATTAA
- a CDS encoding LytR/AlgR family response regulator transcription factor — MTHVLLVDDEPLAREELAYLVTQHPNISSTAEADSVEEAMEQIMDKKPDIIFLDIHLTDESGFDLATKLKKLKKSPYLIFATAYDDYALKAFKVNAMDYILKPFDETIVHEALDKAISIIKPSDTSPKKKTEPIDAIPIQGEDRIFLVHPKDIYLVSVEDKELSVHTKNEAYQTSGSLSKIETRLPTDIFIKTHRSFILNTTKIQEIQPWFNNTLQVTLDNGLKVPVSRSYVKPFKEMIGLS, encoded by the coding sequence ATGACACATGTCTTACTTGTTGATGATGAACCTCTTGCTCGCGAGGAACTCGCTTATTTAGTGACACAACATCCTAATATTTCATCCACTGCCGAAGCTGATTCTGTTGAAGAAGCAATGGAGCAAATAATGGATAAAAAACCAGATATTATTTTTTTAGATATTCATTTGACCGATGAAAGTGGGTTTGATTTAGCTACTAAATTAAAAAAATTAAAGAAATCTCCTTATCTGATTTTCGCTACTGCCTACGATGACTATGCGTTAAAAGCGTTTAAAGTCAATGCCATGGATTATATTTTAAAACCATTTGATGAGACTATTGTCCACGAAGCACTTGATAAAGCCATTTCTATCATTAAACCTTCTGACACCTCTCCAAAAAAGAAAACAGAGCCAATTGACGCTATTCCTATACAAGGTGAGGACCGTATTTTCTTAGTTCATCCAAAAGATATTTACCTAGTTTCTGTTGAAGATAAAGAGCTTAGCGTCCATACAAAAAATGAAGCCTATCAAACTAGCGGTAGTTTAAGTAAAATCGAAACACGATTACCAACAGATATTTTTATCAAAACGCATCGAAGTTTTATTTTAAATACAACAAAAATCCAAGAAATTCAGCCATGGTTTAATAATACATTACAAGTCACACTAGATAATGGATTAAAAGTACCTGTCAGCAGATCCTACGTCAAACCATTCAAAGAAATGATTGGCTTATCTTAA
- the lrgA gene encoding antiholin-like murein hydrolase modulator LrgA — protein MEKKVYSFLHQAFIFVAIMLISKGIAFILPIPMPASVIGLILLFVALSTNIVKLEQVEGLGTSLTGIISFLFVPSGISLYNSLDILKVYGVPILAVIFIATFVILAITGWSASYLLGVKEKSGTKERKLAFLKKQQLEEVQR, from the coding sequence ATGGAAAAAAAAGTTTATTCATTCTTACATCAAGCATTTATCTTTGTAGCCATTATGCTTATCTCTAAAGGAATTGCCTTCATCTTACCCATCCCTATGCCAGCATCTGTTATTGGTTTAATTCTTCTATTTGTCGCATTAAGCACTAACATTGTGAAACTAGAACAAGTTGAAGGTCTAGGGACAAGTTTAACTGGTATTATTTCTTTTCTATTTGTTCCTTCTGGTATCTCTTTATACAACTCATTAGACATCTTAAAAGTTTACGGTGTGCCAATCCTAGCTGTCATTTTTATTGCAACCTTTGTCATTCTTGCTATTACAGGTTGGAGTGCATCTTACCTATTAGGAGTTAAAGAAAAATCTGGCACTAAAGAGAGAAAATTAGCCTTTCTTAAAAAACAACAATTAGAGGAGGTGCAAAGATAA
- the lrgB gene encoding antiholin-like protein LrgB produces MTPYIGIVISFVAFGVGTFLFKKTKGFFLFTPLFVAMILGVIILKVTGINYEQYNQGGTVISFFLEPATIAFAIPLYKKRDLLQKYWLEIVAAITIGSAVSVTSIVAVGKLIQMHPQMMVSLLPQAATTAIAVPISESMNGIVSLTAFAVIFNAVIIYATGKMALKFFHINNPIAKGLALGSAGHALGVSVGIELGETEAAMASISMILVGVITVIVVPLSASLLQLT; encoded by the coding sequence ATGACCCCATATATTGGTATTGTTATTTCATTCGTCGCATTTGGTGTTGGTACATTTTTATTCAAAAAAACAAAAGGATTTTTCTTATTCACCCCATTATTTGTTGCTATGATTTTAGGTGTTATCATCTTAAAAGTAACTGGTATCAACTACGAACAATATAATCAAGGTGGAACAGTCATCAGTTTCTTCTTAGAACCTGCAACCATTGCTTTTGCTATTCCTCTATACAAAAAAAGAGATTTATTGCAAAAATATTGGTTGGAAATAGTTGCTGCAATTACAATAGGATCTGCAGTATCTGTCACAAGCATTGTCGCTGTTGGAAAACTAATTCAAATGCATCCTCAAATGATGGTCTCTCTCCTACCACAAGCAGCAACAACTGCTATTGCTGTTCCAATTTCTGAATCAATGAACGGGATTGTGTCTTTAACCGCTTTTGCCGTTATCTTTAATGCCGTCATTATTTATGCCACTGGTAAGATGGCTTTAAAATTTTTTCACATCAATAATCCCATTGCTAAAGGATTAGCTCTTGGTTCTGCTGGACATGCACTAGGTGTATCTGTTGGAATTGAACTAGGTGAAACAGAAGCAGCTATGGCAAGTATTTCTATGATTCTAGTGGGAGTCATTACTGTCATCGTGGTTCCTCTTTCAGCGAGTTTATTACAACTAACTTAA
- a CDS encoding polyprenyl synthetase family protein produces the protein MTVHPLWEMYPAVQKELIETKRVMEKSVKIRNKEITETLQLFFDAGGKLLRPAYFLLFSKFGTIESDKKRYRMAASLEILHVATLVHDDIIDDSPVRRSMPSVQALYGQDIAVYTGDFLFTVYFHLLSNATSDLKTIALNAQSMKRILVGELDQMNLRYNTDITVKQYFQHIKGKTAQLFEFSCYEGAHYAHAPKTIQLQAKRIGYNIGMAFQIMDDILDYKSTEEDMQKPVFEDMKNGYYTLPLILAMNENRVAFLPYLEKKTELSNHEMKEVQQLIEKYKGIEKAEMIAERFTNKALTSIKKLPDIEEKEILYHVTEVLLDRNN, from the coding sequence ATGACTGTTCATCCACTGTGGGAAATGTATCCTGCTGTCCAAAAAGAATTGATTGAAACCAAGCGTGTCATGGAAAAGTCAGTTAAAATTAGAAATAAAGAAATCACGGAAACACTGCAATTATTTTTTGATGCTGGTGGAAAATTATTACGTCCAGCATATTTTTTATTATTTTCAAAATTCGGTACGATAGAATCAGATAAGAAACGTTACCGTATGGCAGCCTCGCTTGAAATTTTGCACGTTGCAACGCTTGTTCATGATGATATTATCGATGATTCACCTGTACGTCGCTCAATGCCGTCAGTGCAAGCTTTATATGGTCAAGATATCGCAGTTTATACGGGAGATTTTTTATTTACAGTGTATTTTCATTTATTGTCAAATGCGACAAGTGATTTAAAAACTATCGCGTTAAATGCCCAAAGTATGAAACGTATTTTAGTTGGGGAGTTAGATCAAATGAATTTACGCTATAATACAGATATTACAGTGAAACAATATTTTCAACATATTAAAGGTAAAACGGCTCAGTTATTTGAATTTTCTTGCTATGAAGGAGCGCATTATGCTCATGCTCCTAAGACAATTCAATTACAGGCTAAACGAATTGGGTATAATATTGGAATGGCATTTCAAATTATGGATGATATTCTTGATTATAAATCGACAGAAGAAGACATGCAGAAACCTGTTTTTGAAGATATGAAAAATGGCTATTACACGTTACCACTTATTTTAGCAATGAATGAAAATCGTGTAGCATTTTTACCTTATCTAGAGAAGAAGACAGAGTTATCAAATCATGAAATGAAAGAAGTGCAACAATTAATCGAAAAGTATAAAGGCATAGAAAAAGCTGAAATGATTGCAGAGCGTTTCACTAATAAGGCTTTAACTAGTATAAAAAAATTACCAGATATTGAAGAAAAAGAAATTTTGTATCATGTGACAGAAGTATTACTTGATAGAAATAATTAA
- a CDS encoding prenyltransferase, with amino-acid sequence MNFKVFAELIELKAKAASVFPFIMGFLYSWYHYQQVKPMYMLLFFISMLLFNMAVDILDNYMDYHNATDAHDYKEETNIIGRENLSLTLVRNMMIGLIAISAIIGIYLASQTSWIILWLGMFSYFIGISYSAGPKPLSSLPVGEITSGITMGIVIPLICVYLNLFDIVPFNWNFIINVAILSLPTALAISNLMLANNTCDMEEDILNNRHTLVFYIGKKRAVTLFKTLVILSFVFATIGVILHIVPITLLGIWIIFPKIWKNTLIYSKEQVKIKTFPLAIKNLGMIASSQVVLFFIGLWF; translated from the coding sequence ATGAATTTTAAAGTATTTGCCGAATTAATCGAGCTTAAAGCAAAAGCTGCGAGTGTTTTCCCATTTATTATGGGATTTTTATATTCATGGTACCACTATCAACAAGTCAAACCAATGTATATGCTCTTATTTTTTATATCAATGCTACTATTCAATATGGCTGTCGATATATTAGATAACTACATGGACTACCATAATGCGACTGATGCGCACGACTATAAAGAAGAAACCAATATTATCGGGCGAGAAAATTTATCACTCACTCTTGTAAGAAACATGATGATTGGGTTAATTGCAATCTCTGCCATCATCGGTATATATCTTGCCTCACAAACAAGTTGGATTATTTTATGGTTAGGGATGTTTAGCTATTTTATTGGAATTAGTTATTCTGCTGGTCCAAAACCTCTCTCAAGTTTACCAGTTGGTGAAATCACATCTGGAATTACAATGGGTATTGTCATTCCTTTAATTTGTGTTTATCTCAATCTATTTGATATTGTACCATTTAATTGGAACTTTATTATAAATGTGGCTATCTTATCATTACCTACTGCTTTAGCTATCTCGAACTTGATGCTAGCTAACAATACATGTGACATGGAAGAAGATATTTTAAATAATCGTCATACACTCGTTTTCTATATTGGTAAAAAACGAGCTGTCACTTTATTTAAAACACTAGTTATTTTATCATTTGTCTTTGCTACAATTGGTGTGATATTACATATTGTTCCTATCACTTTACTTGGTATTTGGATTATTTTTCCAAAAATCTGGAAAAACACGTTAATTTACTCGAAAGAACAAGTCAAAATAAAAACATTTCCATTAGCCATTAAAAATCTAGGTATGATTGCTTCATCTCAAGTCGTTCTATTTTTTATTGGTCTATGGTTTTAA
- a CDS encoding putative metal homeostasis protein, with protein sequence MEKTDVSSAYRRLSSPNIKTKKRALKIIKEAKRSKRSK encoded by the coding sequence ATGGAAAAAACAGATGTATCAAGTGCATATAGAAGATTAAGTAGTCCTAATATCAAAACAAAAAAACGTGCATTAAAAATTATTAAAGAAGCTAAACGAAGTAAGCGTAGTAAATAG